ATTACGATGACTCCAAggtaactctctctctctctctctctgcaAACATGTATGAATTTAACGTATATGCAAGGACAATATCAAGTGTATTATGACCTATTAGGTTGTTGTTTCCGACTTTCTTATGAATAATTACTCGTAACAATATAGTATggtttaatttataaaaattaaactctGAGATACCAAGAATTTCCATAAATGTTGTGTGAGATaatgataaatatttgaaatgCTTGGTTGAGTTTTAGATCTTGAAATATTATTGTACCAAAAAAGCCCGTCTATCTCGCTCGTTTCTGTGCTCATTTAATTTGGTTCAtaagaaaaatttgaattttcctAGCTCTTTCTTGTTTGTTTGGTGGTCTAGAGTCAATCTTGAACAAGTCAAAGTGatattacatttttaaaaataaataaataaaataattcggATCATTAAATTCAGTTTAAACGTTGCATGTGTGTACATCACGTTAGGTCAGTAGGGTTCTTTCATAGGactttaattacttatttattgaCAACCGTGAATTCACGGCAACTTGTTATACATACACTGAAGACGTGCGATGAGAAAATCGTCTCAACTTTTCAGTTGACTTTCATACTATACAAATCTCACACTATCAATACTTTATTATTAGTGGGTCACATGGATTATCGATTTAAAATcccaatctttttttttcccaaTTCCTCAGTTTTACGCCAAAATTCACGTTgcttttgaataatttttttttttatgtaggaTACAAATTAGCTTACTAAAGACAAAATACATGAAAATTGCTTTGAGTGCGATAATAACCATGTTAGTGTATCGAAGTTAAACGTTTGAAACGACCAAAATTGGATGTTTTAGACCAAACTATAATGTATTGTAAGTTGTGTAAACATCCTGTATATGTTTATGgttttttgaatataaatacTTATGAAATGAGTGTAGATTGATACAAGAACAGAAGAAGAGAAGGCGATCGATGCGTGGCTTCCGATTACTTCTTCTAGGAATGCAAAATGGTGGTATTCAGCTTTTCACAATGTTACTGCTATGGTTGGTGCTGGTGTCCTCAGTCTTCCTTATGCCATGTCTGAGCTTGGATGGTACAATACAatactctgttttttttttctttcagtaaaaaaaaacattaaaagttaGATAAACTGAAATGAGTAGTTTAATTTCAGGGGACCTGGTGTAACTGTGATGGTAGTATCTTGGATTATCACTTTATACACACTATGGCAAATGGTTGAGATGCACGAAATGGTTCCAGGGAAACGTTTTGATAGatatcatgagttgggtcaacATGCTTTTGGAGAAAAGCTTGGATTATGGATTGTTGTGCCCCAACAACTAATTGTGGCAGTTGGTGTTGACATTGTTTATATGGTGACTGGAGGAAAATCACTTCAGAAGGTGCACGAATTGGTTTGCAAACAAGAAGATGGCTGCGCTAATATCAAACTTTCATACTTCATCATGATATTTGCCTCTGTCCATTTTGTGCTATCTCATCTCCCCAATTTCAATTCCATATCTGGTGTGTCTTTGGCAGCAGCTGTTATGTCCTTAAggtaaaatttatttctttaaataaatgTACCTTTTCATAGTGTTACTAAGTTTTTGCATATATGTATTGTGATGATGTAGTTACTCTACAATTGCTTGGGGGGCATCAGTTAAGAAGGGTGTACAACCAAATGTGGATTATGGGTACAAGGCTCACAGCACTGCAGGAACTGTGTTTGATTTTCTAAGCGGATTGGGAGAAGTGGCTTTTGCATACGCGGGTCATAATGTGGTGTTGGAGATTCAAGCTACAATTCCTTCAACACCTGAAAAACCTTCCAAAGTACCTATGTGGAGGGGAGTTGTTGTTGCTTACATTGTTGTGGCCCTCTGTTACTTCCCTGTTGCTTTTATTGGATACTGGATGTTTGGAAATGCAGTGGAAGACAACATTCTGATCTCTTTGAACAAACCTACCTGGCTCATTGTCATGGCTAACATGTTTGTCGTTGTACATGTTATTGGAAGCTATCAGGTATTACCATGTACCTCTTCTCATCTAAATTGCAAAATTTCAATGACTTATAACAAATCTTTAATCTTGTAGATCTACGCAATGCCAGTGTTTGACATGATTGAGACCGTGCTTGTTAAGAAACTTAGATTCAGGCCTACTTGGTATTTGCGGTTTGTTACCAGAAACATCTATGTTGGTAAGTCATGACTTGGTCGCatactataaaaactttgaagTAGTACTAGTAACAAATGTCTTTTTATGTTATTGCAGCTTTCACAATGTTTGTTGGAATCACATTCCCTTTCTTTGGTGGCCTTCTTGGATTCTTTGGAGGATTTGCTTTTGCCCCAACAACATATTTTGTAAGTGAATATATAAAGTTTTTTCCCCCCTACATCTAATCTCTATGTAGTgctaactcttttatttttcttcagcTGCCTTGCATCATGTGGCTAGCAATCTACAAGCCAAGGAGATGGAGTCTCTCTTGGCTTGCTAATTGGGTAAGTGCATTTTCAATTTTGTGATTCTGCATTTTATATAATACACTTAAAAATGGCAGACTAATATGTTGTTTTATGACagatttgcattatttttgGAGTTCTGTTGATGGTTTTAGCACCAATTGGTGGGCTGAGATCCATCATAGTACAAGCAAAGACCTACAAATTTTACAATTAGGACAAGTTTCTTATGATTGATCAAGTGATTATGCCATCTGATTAAATTTAGATAGACGTACGTTTGGCAAAGGAAATTTCTGGCAAGATATATATTTCCTTGTGTGTGTTGGCTATAAAACATTTTAGAGTATAGTTTTTCTTCATGTGTAAAGATATGGGTGATTTCATGGTGTTGTTCATTGTCAAAACTTAAAACACATCTTTGTGCGTCTCTGTTTCacttttcttctttctaatAAACAAAAACCATAATGTCACTTGAGTCTTTATTGTCATGGACGCATCATCAAAATGTAAACATACAATTAAATATCAACAACACGTCTTGATCTCAAACTAGTTGTTAGAAAACAGGGGATTCTTAGGGTACCACTGAACttgataagatttttttttagttttataattttcGTAAAAAATATTGCTATAGTAAGAAATATAGCTTATCAAACTTTTCACTACTTGCCCccctctattatttttttagtattgtCCAATATACAGGAAAAAGAAGTTATGTCCTTCAAATTTTTACTTaccataaatattttcaaacgcTGTAAGATTCTCTTATTCCATGTTTACGTTGATAgagataaatttatatatatatatatagcccTATAAGTAAGAATTAGAATTTATATTAGATGAACAACGTATCTTATTCTAGCTTTTGACTATAAGACTGAACTTGTGGTTAATTGAGAGGGTTTAATGTCTCAATATACCAACTGGGGCCGTGTTGTTGAACTGGACAAAAAGAATAACATtatttgttaaagaatgacaaaagtctcacattAATAGTTAATGAGATGGATGAACTCCTTATAAGACTTTATAATTGGGATGTTAGTTAGGACTAAGACTTAATTCCACACTACCACTTCTAGAGCATTGACTGGGTTTAGTGTCTTAAAATACCTAACTTGGGCCGTGTTATTAAActggacaaaaaaaaaaatcaagactACTGCTTGTCGAGCATTCACCGATGGTAGAGTAAAACTTGTTGTCTTTTATACTAAAGCTCAAAATGTGCAATAAATAATACTAGTTATCCAACTAATgatttgacatatttttaagaaataatacataatagGTATAGTATTACTATATTATCTTTtgactttattaaatttaacgTCTTGAGAAATGTAttagatgataaatatatttaatagcaaggacaaaacatataattaaaaaaaagtaaatcatctcttgattttttaaattgaacaagtattgttagataattaattttagtataGTAGACAATTATTGTTGGAcagaaagtaaaaaagaaaataggagaAAATGCCTATTACCCACTTGGAAGTTGGATGTAAATCTGTAATGAGTTATTTTCAGACTACTTGTTATCTTACACAAATTAGATGATTCACAATACTtgtcaatataaaaaaatttagacatAATTGGTTATTCGTTTTTCACCTTTATTCATAGTCATAAATATAAAGAGATATTATTgtgatacaaaataaataagtattaaattttaaaaaataataagtaagaATAATTTGGTCAAATTACTCTAtacttgatatttttctttaaaagatGTCCACAAACGAGGGagagtaaaaaaaaagtaaaaaggacaaacaaagaaaaagagcCACTTGAGGGGAAAAAAGGatataaatatcatttatataataAGATTATGGGAAGGAAAAAGGGTACCACAAAAGAAGTAATTGAGAGGGATTTAAGGAAAGATATTAATTAACAGTATTAATgatggatttttttaaaaatgacagCAAATTTTAaggtaaattaattttaaaaaagacacGAAATCTTAGTTagagaatataataaaaaggaaTTG
This window of the Solanum pennellii chromosome 2, SPENNV200 genome carries:
- the LOC107009218 gene encoding lysine histidine transporter 1-like is translated as MGTQAPSNYDDSKIDTRTEEEKAIDAWLPITSSRNAKWWYSAFHNVTAMVGAGVLSLPYAMSELGWGPGVTVMVVSWIITLYTLWQMVEMHEMVPGKRFDRYHELGQHAFGEKLGLWIVVPQQLIVAVGVDIVYMVTGGKSLQKVHELVCKQEDGCANIKLSYFIMIFASVHFVLSHLPNFNSISGVSLAAAVMSLSYSTIAWGASVKKGVQPNVDYGYKAHSTAGTVFDFLSGLGEVAFAYAGHNVVLEIQATIPSTPEKPSKVPMWRGVVVAYIVVALCYFPVAFIGYWMFGNAVEDNILISLNKPTWLIVMANMFVVVHVIGSYQIYAMPVFDMIETVLVKKLRFRPTWYLRFVTRNIYVAFTMFVGITFPFFGGLLGFFGGFAFAPTTYFLPCIMWLAIYKPRRWSLSWLANWICIIFGVLLMVLAPIGGLRSIIVQAKTYKFYN